From the Natrarchaeobaculum aegyptiacum genome, one window contains:
- a CDS encoding 30S ribosomal protein S15, protein MARMHTRRRGSSGSDRPAADEPPEWSDVDADKIEDRVVELAEQGYDPSQIGIKLRDEGVTGTPVPDVKLATGKKITEILEENDASPEVPEDLYNLMERAVRLREHVQENQQDYQNKRALQNTESKVRRLADYYRGDELEPDFTYSYDVAKEIVED, encoded by the coding sequence ATGGCACGAATGCACACCCGCCGTCGCGGCTCGTCCGGTTCGGACCGGCCGGCGGCAGACGAACCACCGGAGTGGAGCGACGTCGACGCGGACAAGATCGAAGACCGCGTCGTCGAACTGGCCGAACAGGGCTACGATCCCAGCCAGATCGGGATCAAGCTGCGTGACGAGGGCGTCACGGGCACGCCCGTTCCCGACGTCAAGCTGGCGACGGGGAAGAAGATCACCGAAATCCTCGAGGAGAACGACGCTTCTCCCGAGGTGCCGGAAGACCTGTACAACCTGATGGAGCGTGCCGTGCGCCTGCGCGAGCACGTTCAGGAGAACCAGCAGGACTACCAGAACAAGCGCGCCCTGCAGAACACGGAATCGAAGGTCCGCCGACTCGCCGACTACTACCGTGGCGACGAACTCGAGCCGGACTTTACGTACTCCTACGACGTCGCGAAGGAGATCGTCGAGGACTGA
- a CDS encoding exonuclease has translation MGADGRTTGADASADGESDGSVRASVAADLERAGFVQFVVRADGDALAASGILTRVLSDRGTPFQVTVGGTIAERTERAQAVADGGADADLTLSIGATDAAVTRLDASDRPATLAAVEVTRALDSSSNSESESSLDPVLALAGLVAAGVEPGAGESEWLLETADERGLLERRPGVVMPTSDPVDGLAHSTRIRAPWSGDPDATAEALAEVDVDTDADLDAEGDADATEDDHRAIGSLVALDVVGGGETAPRAADSIARALKPYATPQGPFATLGGYADVLEATARLEPGTGAALAMGHGAREQALAVWRRHGRQVHEALEAASTGRYDGLFVVGVDDAPVASVADLAAAFLSPEPAVLATGAGEAAIVTVDEPLSAGTVERIARDLEEATDGSDVAYDVAPRSGTLRFDAEIDDAAVIEHVRAVR, from the coding sequence ATGGGAGCGGACGGTCGGACGACAGGTGCAGACGCAAGCGCGGACGGAGAGAGCGACGGCTCGGTTCGAGCGTCGGTTGCGGCCGACCTCGAGCGTGCGGGCTTCGTCCAGTTCGTCGTTCGTGCAGATGGTGATGCCCTCGCGGCGAGTGGCATCCTCACCCGTGTGCTATCCGACCGTGGGACGCCGTTTCAGGTGACTGTCGGCGGGACGATCGCCGAACGAACCGAGCGCGCGCAAGCAGTAGCCGACGGCGGCGCTGACGCAGACCTGACGCTCTCGATCGGTGCGACGGACGCAGCCGTGACCCGACTCGACGCGTCGGATCGACCGGCCACGCTCGCGGCCGTGGAAGTGACTCGAGCGCTCGATTCCAGTTCGAATTCCGAGTCCGAGTCCAGTCTCGATCCCGTGCTCGCGCTCGCCGGCCTCGTTGCCGCGGGCGTCGAACCTGGCGCGGGCGAGAGCGAGTGGCTGCTCGAGACCGCCGACGAACGCGGCCTGCTCGAGCGCAGACCCGGCGTGGTGATGCCGACGAGCGATCCCGTCGACGGCCTCGCACACTCGACGCGCATTCGCGCGCCGTGGTCGGGTGATCCCGACGCGACGGCCGAGGCGCTTGCGGAGGTCGACGTCGATACCGACGCTGACCTCGACGCCGAAGGTGATGCCGACGCAACCGAAGACGACCATCGGGCTATCGGCTCGCTGGTCGCCCTCGACGTGGTCGGTGGGGGCGAAACGGCCCCACGCGCCGCAGATTCTATCGCTCGAGCGCTCAAGCCTTACGCCACGCCGCAGGGTCCGTTCGCGACCCTCGGCGGCTACGCGGACGTCCTCGAGGCGACTGCGCGGCTCGAGCCCGGTACGGGTGCGGCGCTCGCGATGGGCCACGGGGCCCGCGAACAGGCACTCGCGGTCTGGCGACGACACGGTCGACAAGTTCACGAGGCGCTCGAGGCGGCGTCGACGGGCCGGTACGACGGCCTGTTCGTCGTCGGCGTCGACGACGCACCGGTCGCGTCGGTCGCCGACCTCGCCGCCGCCTTCCTGTCGCCCGAGCCGGCCGTCCTCGCGACGGGAGCCGGCGAGGCAGCGATCGTCACGGTGGACGAACCGCTCTCGGCCGGGACCGTCGAGCGGATCGCCCGCGACCTCGAGGAGGCGACCGACGGCTCGGACGTCGCCTACGACGTCGCTCCGCGCAGTGGCACCCTTCGATTCGACGCGGAGATCGACGATGCCGCGGTGATCGAACACGTGAGGGCAGTGCGATGA
- the phnD gene encoding phosphate/phosphite/phosphonate ABC transporter substrate-binding protein: MADQHANRDGHSSRRTFVLATGAIGTSILAGCLEGDGDDGSGAGAGLGGASGGGNGGEPQDPMLSTDFDPENPDWENNNYLGGLIYENDYVRGSDFDLENMGDRGHTGAVYGTEPREHPDDPSEWIDPDPIVYAELPREDSESAYRDILEPMIETLEAETGRDVEFQTIDSYAAVVEGMRSERIHIANFATGNTPFGVNMAGMVPMAMGVEGDGQFGYRLLAITRADMDEIQSVEDFNDFRAAHTEESSNSGNQAPSALFDEHFGLTRGDNYNPEMSGGHEQSARGIAYGDYDCGPICSTCIEQTIDAVDDISWDDFKVVWAADPFPPGPIGYRYNLHEEIIEGARETWLNTDWSGTSYGEEAGYPQYVEVDYVNHWHDVMINQQFNGVEYDEEEL, translated from the coding sequence ATCGGCACGTCGATTCTTGCCGGCTGTCTAGAAGGCGACGGGGACGATGGAAGCGGAGCAGGGGCCGGACTCGGTGGCGCTAGTGGCGGTGGCAACGGGGGCGAGCCCCAGGACCCGATGCTCTCGACGGATTTCGACCCGGAGAACCCGGACTGGGAGAACAACAACTATCTCGGTGGGCTCATCTACGAGAACGACTACGTTCGTGGGAGCGACTTCGACCTCGAGAACATGGGCGACCGTGGTCACACCGGGGCCGTCTACGGTACAGAACCGCGCGAACACCCTGACGATCCATCGGAGTGGATCGACCCGGATCCGATCGTCTACGCGGAACTGCCTCGCGAAGACAGTGAGTCGGCGTACCGCGATATCTTAGAGCCGATGATCGAAACGCTCGAGGCCGAAACGGGCCGCGATGTCGAGTTCCAGACGATCGACAGCTACGCGGCGGTCGTCGAGGGGATGCGCTCCGAGCGGATTCACATCGCGAACTTCGCGACGGGAAACACCCCCTTCGGCGTCAACATGGCCGGCATGGTGCCGATGGCGATGGGGGTCGAGGGCGACGGGCAGTTCGGGTACCGACTGCTGGCGATCACCCGCGCGGACATGGACGAGATACAAAGCGTCGAGGACTTCAACGACTTCCGAGCGGCGCACACGGAGGAGTCCTCGAACTCCGGCAACCAGGCCCCGTCTGCGTTGTTCGACGAACACTTCGGGCTCACCCGAGGAGACAACTACAACCCCGAGATGTCCGGCGGCCACGAACAGTCCGCTCGCGGGATCGCCTATGGTGACTACGACTGTGGGCCGATCTGTAGCACGTGTATCGAACAGACCATCGACGCCGTCGACGACATCAGCTGGGACGATTTCAAAGTCGTCTGGGCCGCGGATCCGTTCCCGCCGGGACCGATCGGCTACCGGTACAACCTCCACGAGGAGATCATCGAAGGCGCTCGGGAGACCTGGCTCAACACCGACTGGTCGGGGACCTCGTACGGCGAGGAGGCAGGATATCCACAGTACGTCGAGGTCGACTACGTGAACCACTGGCACGACGTGATGATCAACCAGCAGTTCAACGGCGTCGAGTACGACGAAGAGGAACTCTAG
- the phnC gene encoding phosphonate ABC transporter ATP-binding protein — MLEVTDLRKVYATGDEALRDVSTTVDGNEIVAMIGPSGAGKSTFIRCINRLTEPTEGEIRLDGTELTALDAGEMKTARRNIGMVFQEYNLVERLTVMENVLSGRLGYVSNWAALRRKFPQKDVEMAYDVLETVGLGGMENKRADELSGGQRQRVGIARAVVQEPKILLADEPTSSLDPETSHAVMELLTEIAAERDIPILINIHEVHLAVEYADRILGLHDGTLVFDGPTTDLDENAKDVIYRGETIAGNSSLSVVAESDTVTDETERSEQSAITGD, encoded by the coding sequence ATGCTCGAAGTCACTGACCTACGGAAAGTGTACGCGACGGGAGACGAGGCGCTCCGAGACGTCTCGACGACTGTCGACGGAAACGAGATCGTCGCGATGATCGGTCCGAGCGGGGCCGGGAAGTCGACGTTCATCCGCTGTATCAATCGGTTGACCGAGCCGACCGAGGGCGAGATCAGACTCGACGGCACCGAACTGACTGCCCTCGACGCAGGAGAGATGAAAACGGCGCGTCGGAACATCGGAATGGTGTTTCAGGAGTACAACCTCGTCGAACGGCTCACCGTCATGGAGAACGTGCTCTCTGGCCGACTCGGGTACGTCTCGAACTGGGCGGCCTTGCGCCGGAAGTTCCCACAGAAAGACGTCGAAATGGCCTACGACGTCCTCGAGACGGTCGGGCTCGGCGGGATGGAGAACAAACGGGCGGACGAACTCTCCGGCGGCCAGCGCCAGCGCGTCGGCATCGCCCGCGCCGTCGTCCAGGAGCCAAAGATCTTGCTCGCCGACGAACCGACCAGCAGCCTCGATCCGGAAACCTCACACGCCGTGATGGAGTTGCTCACGGAGATCGCGGCCGAACGGGACATTCCGATCCTGATCAACATCCACGAGGTCCACCTGGCCGTCGAGTACGCCGATCGCATTCTCGGCTTGCACGACGGCACGCTCGTCTTCGACGGTCCGACGACGGACCTCGACGAGAACGCGAAAGACGTCATCTATCGCGGTGAAACGATCGCCGGCAACTCGTCGCTCAGCGTGGTCGCGGAGTCGGATACGGTGACCGACGAGACCGAACGCTCCGAGCAGTCTGCGATCACGGGTGACTGA
- the phnE gene encoding phosphonate ABC transporter, permease protein PhnE — protein MAAEAGRRWQRFDAGQRIRRTAVFLLAMGTVVGSWLYMGLDLQYVWTAPRELMDLAVRMFPPNWAYTTEIVLPLIETVHIAVVGTILAVTASLPVAFLAAENTTPNRVTYAIGKLIVTVTRSVHVVIWALVFVVMLGPGAFAGMVAIAVRSIGFVAKLLGEEIEEIEFDQVEAIRATGASSFQVLLYSVIPQIKPALVGIGVYRWDINVRSATILGAVGAGGIGVQLFNSVDAFRWSSVLMILIAILGIVLLSETISARARAMVR, from the coding sequence ATGGCGGCCGAAGCTGGACGCCGCTGGCAGCGGTTCGACGCAGGCCAGCGAATCAGGCGGACGGCAGTGTTCCTGCTAGCGATGGGAACCGTCGTCGGCTCGTGGCTCTACATGGGCCTCGACCTGCAGTACGTCTGGACGGCACCGCGGGAACTGATGGACCTCGCGGTCCGGATGTTCCCCCCGAACTGGGCGTATACGACCGAGATCGTGTTGCCACTGATCGAAACGGTCCACATCGCCGTCGTCGGCACGATACTCGCCGTCACCGCCTCGCTCCCGGTAGCCTTCCTCGCCGCCGAGAACACGACGCCGAACCGGGTGACGTACGCGATCGGGAAACTGATCGTCACCGTTACCCGGTCTGTCCACGTTGTCATCTGGGCGCTCGTCTTCGTCGTCATGCTCGGCCCCGGCGCGTTCGCCGGCATGGTCGCGATCGCCGTCCGATCGATCGGCTTCGTCGCCAAACTGCTCGGCGAAGAGATCGAGGAGATCGAGTTCGATCAGGTCGAGGCGATCCGTGCGACCGGGGCATCCTCGTTCCAGGTCCTGCTCTACAGCGTCATTCCCCAGATCAAGCCCGCACTGGTCGGGATCGGCGTCTATCGGTGGGACATCAACGTCCGGAGCGCGACGATCCTCGGCGCAGTTGGGGCCGGCGGGATCGGTGTCCAGCTGTTCAACTCCGTCGACGCCTTCCGGTGGTCGTCCGTCCTGATGATACTGATCGCCATCCTCGGCATCGTGCTCCTGAGCGAGACGATCTCCGCACGGGCTCGAGCGATGGTGCGCTGA
- the phnE gene encoding phosphonate ABC transporter, permease protein PhnE has product MATGEGRSELPPDRTWQRPTAFGSYRVKWTVYVGATLFVLWSLVSLLSGVSLGRVIIGVNNGVLLLEAMVPPNTASENVDRVVGYMGETIAMAFVATFTGVLISIPIAFGAAENIAPRPVYYLNRGIISITRAIDELIIAIIAVKAVGVGPLAGIIAISYLTIGFFSKLFAEDIEDIDMGAKEAIDAAGASRFQTLVYAVVPQVAPRFVGLMVYRWDINIRSSTIIGIVGAGGIGTLLLRSFERYEYDFAALILLSIIAVVLAGELFSAYVRRRVQ; this is encoded by the coding sequence ATGGCGACCGGAGAGGGACGCTCGGAGTTGCCGCCGGATCGAACCTGGCAGCGACCGACCGCGTTCGGGAGCTACCGCGTGAAGTGGACGGTCTACGTCGGAGCGACGCTGTTCGTCCTGTGGTCGCTCGTCTCCCTGCTGTCGGGTGTCAGCCTCGGGCGGGTGATCATCGGCGTGAACAACGGCGTGTTGCTCCTCGAGGCGATGGTGCCGCCGAACACCGCGAGCGAGAACGTCGACCGGGTCGTCGGGTACATGGGTGAGACGATCGCGATGGCGTTCGTCGCGACGTTCACCGGCGTCCTGATCTCGATACCGATCGCGTTCGGTGCGGCCGAGAACATCGCGCCGCGACCGGTCTACTACCTCAACCGGGGGATCATCAGCATCACGCGAGCGATCGACGAACTCATCATCGCCATCATCGCCGTGAAAGCCGTCGGCGTCGGGCCGCTGGCGGGTATCATCGCGATCAGCTACCTGACGATCGGCTTCTTCTCGAAGCTGTTCGCCGAGGACATCGAGGACATCGACATGGGGGCGAAAGAGGCCATCGACGCCGCCGGCGCCTCGCGCTTCCAGACGCTCGTCTACGCGGTCGTTCCGCAGGTCGCGCCGCGATTCGTCGGTCTCATGGTGTACCGCTGGGATATCAACATCCGTTCGTCGACGATCATCGGAATCGTCGGCGCCGGCGGGATCGGGACCTTGCTGTTGCGGTCGTTCGAACGCTACGAGTACGATTTCGCCGCGCTGATCTTGCTTTCGATCATCGCCGTCGTACTCGCCGGGGAACTCTTCAGCGCCTACGTCCGACGGAGGGTCCAGTGA
- a CDS encoding HAD family hydrolase, whose protein sequence is MTTRLTRNATSEPTIEPDGEQALLFDMDGVILEGYETDPEVHTRALHDAVVDLDLEAPLESLSALETYEYTETFATTCQELGLEPTEFYALREEYSAKRSIERIGDGARGLYDDVGVLDELDRAYPVGLVSNNYDPTVSFVVDHFGLEAFSFVRGRDLGVEGFRRRKPEPYYIETALDALGLDNGIYVGDRETDLLAAQNAGLIPVLIRRPHNETLEPTVDSYLEIASLEELLEFL, encoded by the coding sequence ATGACCACCAGACTCACACGAAACGCGACGAGTGAACCGACGATCGAACCGGACGGCGAACAGGCGCTGCTGTTCGACATGGACGGCGTCATCCTCGAAGGGTACGAAACCGATCCCGAAGTACACACCCGCGCGCTCCACGATGCGGTCGTCGACCTCGACCTCGAGGCCCCCCTCGAGTCGCTGTCGGCCCTCGAGACCTACGAGTACACCGAGACGTTCGCGACGACCTGTCAGGAACTCGGCCTCGAGCCGACGGAGTTCTACGCGCTCCGCGAGGAGTACAGCGCCAAGCGGTCGATCGAGCGAATCGGGGACGGCGCTCGCGGCCTCTACGACGACGTCGGCGTCCTCGACGAACTCGACCGAGCGTACCCGGTCGGCCTGGTGAGTAACAACTACGATCCGACGGTCTCGTTCGTCGTCGACCACTTCGGCCTGGAGGCGTTCTCGTTCGTTCGCGGCCGCGACCTCGGCGTCGAGGGATTCCGCCGACGGAAGCCGGAACCGTACTACATCGAGACGGCCCTCGACGCGCTCGGACTCGACAACGGGATCTACGTCGGCGACCGCGAGACGGACCTCCTCGCAGCCCAGAACGCGGGGCTCATCCCGGTTTTGATCCGGCGGCCGCACAACGAGACGCTCGAGCCAACCGTCGACAGCTACCTCGAGATCGCCTCGCTCGAGGAGTTGCTCGAGTTCCTGTAA